The following proteins come from a genomic window of Pseudomonas sp. J452:
- a CDS encoding PepSY domain-containing protein: MRKLLLLSLALASPLAFAGPQCSTAEPSQWQDQAKFQENLKAEGYEIKKFKVTAGNCYEIYGWNKDKQKVEIYFDPVSGKAVKSEID, from the coding sequence ATGCGTAAATTGCTCCTGCTGTCCCTGGCTCTCGCCAGCCCCCTGGCCTTTGCCGGCCCGCAATGCAGCACGGCCGAGCCGAGCCAGTGGCAGGACCAGGCCAAGTTCCAGGAAAACCTCAAGGCCGAAGGCTACGAGATCAAGAAGTTCAAGGTCACCGCCGGCAACTGCTACGAAATCTACGGCTGGAACAAGGACAAGCAGAAGGTCGAGATCTACTTCGACCCGGTCAGCGGCAAGGCCGTGAAGAGTGAGATCGACTGA
- a CDS encoding cytochrome b/b6 domain-containing protein → MAAPTLRLWDPLVRLFHWSMAAAFIANYCFTEAGDDWHRWFGYYAVGWLAIRGVWGFIGTPAARWTDFWPTRARLTEHLRALLGGRPYHRLGHSPLGALVMILMMLFMLGLGLSGFLMEEVDYFWGEDWIEELHELFANGLLALVGLHLLAALVESVRLRENLPLSMVTGKRRRR, encoded by the coding sequence ATGGCAGCCCCCACCCTGCGCCTGTGGGACCCGCTCGTGCGCCTGTTTCACTGGTCCATGGCCGCCGCCTTCATCGCCAACTACTGCTTTACCGAAGCGGGCGACGACTGGCACCGCTGGTTCGGCTACTACGCCGTCGGCTGGCTGGCCATTCGCGGGGTGTGGGGCTTTATCGGTACGCCGGCGGCGCGCTGGACGGATTTCTGGCCGACCCGCGCGCGCCTGACCGAACATCTGCGCGCGCTGCTCGGCGGGCGCCCCTATCACCGCCTCGGCCATTCACCGCTGGGTGCTTTGGTGATGATCCTGATGATGCTCTTTATGCTCGGCCTGGGCCTGAGCGGCTTCCTGATGGAGGAGGTCGACTACTTCTGGGGCGAGGACTGGATCGAGGAGCTGCACGAACTGTTCGCCAATGGCCTGCTGGCCCTGGTTGGCCTGCACCTGCTGGCGGCGCTGGTAGAGAGCGTGCGTTTGCGCGAGAACCTGCCGCTGTCGATGGTCACCGGCAAGCGGCGTCGGCGCTGA
- a CDS encoding TetR/AcrR family transcriptional regulator yields the protein MPADTSPVPSPAKPAGRIRQKNEKAIIAAAEEQFARHGYKGTSMNTIALAVGLPKANLHYYFNNKLGLYVAVLNNILDLWDATFSNLSVNDDPAQALSRYIRAKIEFSRTQPLASRIFAMEVISGGECLSGHFNQDYRDWFRGRAAVFQAWIDAGKMDPIDPIHLIFLLWGSTQHYADFASQICRLTGKNSLKKADFDEAADNLERIILKGCGLTLKAG from the coding sequence ATGCCTGCTGACACCTCCCCCGTTCCGAGTCCCGCCAAACCTGCTGGCCGCATTCGCCAGAAGAACGAGAAGGCGATCATCGCCGCGGCCGAAGAGCAATTCGCTCGCCACGGCTACAAAGGCACCAGCATGAATACCATCGCCCTCGCGGTGGGGCTGCCCAAGGCCAACCTGCACTACTACTTCAACAACAAACTGGGCCTGTACGTCGCGGTGCTCAACAATATCCTCGATCTGTGGGATGCCACGTTCAGCAACCTCAGCGTCAACGACGACCCGGCACAGGCGCTGAGCCGCTATATCCGCGCCAAGATCGAGTTCTCGCGCACCCAGCCGCTGGCCTCGCGGATTTTCGCCATGGAAGTGATCAGCGGCGGCGAGTGCCTGAGTGGCCACTTCAACCAGGACTACCGCGACTGGTTCCGCGGCCGCGCGGCGGTGTTCCAGGCCTGGATCGATGCCGGCAAGATGGACCCGATCGACCCGATCCACCTGATCTTCCTGCTGTGGGGCAGCACCCAGCACTACGCCGACTTCGCTAGCCAGATCTGCCGCCTGACCGGCAAGAACAGCCTGAAGAAAGCCGATTTCGACGAGGCGGCCGACAACCTCGAACGCATCATCCTCAAGGGCTGCGGGCTGACCCTCAAGGCCGGCTGA
- a CDS encoding LysR family transcriptional regulator, translating to MSVRRPDPLAQVSDFEIRLLRLFRSVVECGGFSAAESVLGIGRSAISQQMSDLEQRLGLRLCQRGRAGFALTEEGREVYQSALQLFGALESFRNGVNGLHRELRGELHIGLTDNLVTVPHMRITHALSRLKERGPDVRIQIRMTPPSEVEQGVLDGSLHVGVVPQSHPLSGLEYQPLYGERSQLYCAVGHPLFYVDDAQLSDTRLNAQEAIAPTFRLPPEIQAQYQVLNCTASASDREGMAFLILTGRYIGYLADHYAQQWVQQGRLRVLKPDSRFYELTLASVTRKGRRPQLVLESFLEALAETGS from the coding sequence ATGAGTGTGCGCCGCCCCGATCCACTGGCCCAGGTCAGCGATTTTGAAATCCGCCTGCTGCGCCTGTTCCGCAGCGTGGTCGAGTGCGGCGGCTTCTCCGCCGCGGAAAGTGTGCTGGGCATCGGCCGTTCGGCGATCAGCCAGCAGATGAGCGATCTGGAGCAGCGCCTGGGCCTGCGCTTGTGCCAGCGCGGGCGCGCGGGGTTTGCCCTGACCGAGGAAGGACGAGAGGTGTACCAGTCGGCCTTGCAGCTGTTCGGCGCGCTGGAGAGCTTTCGCAACGGGGTCAACGGCCTGCACCGCGAGCTGCGCGGCGAGCTGCATATCGGCCTCACCGACAACCTGGTGACGGTGCCGCATATGCGCATCACCCACGCCCTGTCGCGCCTCAAGGAGCGCGGCCCGGACGTGCGCATCCAGATCCGCATGACCCCGCCCTCCGAGGTGGAACAGGGTGTGCTGGATGGCAGCCTGCACGTCGGCGTGGTGCCGCAGAGCCATCCGCTGTCCGGCCTGGAATACCAGCCGCTGTATGGCGAGCGCTCGCAGCTGTACTGCGCGGTGGGCCACCCGCTGTTCTATGTGGATGATGCGCAGCTCTCCGATACCCGCCTGAATGCCCAGGAGGCGATTGCCCCAACCTTCCGCCTGCCGCCGGAGATCCAGGCGCAGTACCAGGTGCTCAATTGCACGGCGAGCGCCTCGGACCGCGAGGGCATGGCCTTCCTGATTCTCACCGGGCGCTATATCGGCTACCTGGCCGACCACTACGCCCAGCAGTGGGTGCAGCAGGGCCGCCTGCGCGTGCTCAAGCCGGACTCGCGTTTCTATGAGCTGACCCTGGCCTCGGTAACCCGCAAGGGCCGGCGCCCGCAACTGGTGCTGGAGAGTTTTCTTGAGGCGCTGGCGGAGACGGGGAGCTGA
- a CDS encoding aspartate aminotransferase family protein gives MNMPQTATPSLASQLKLDAHWMPFSANRNFKRDPRLIVGADGNYFIDDKGRRVFDSLSGLWTCGAGHNRKEIQEAVAKQLGTLDYAPGFQYGHPLSYQLAEKITELTPAGLDHVFYTDSGSECADTAVKMAKAYWRLKGQPSKTKFIGRARGYHGVNIAGTSLGGIGGNRKMFGQMMDADHLPHTLQAHLAFTKGMAATGGVELANELLKLIELHDASNIAAVIVEPMSGSAGVIVPPTGYLQRLREICTQHNILLIFDEVITAFGRMGKWTGSEYFGVVPDIMNTAKQVTNGAIPLGAVIASSEIYNTFMQQAIPEHMVEFGHGYTYSGHPVACAAGLATLELLKRDNLIEQSAALAPVFEEKLHSLKGSKHIIDIRNCGLAGALQLAPRDGDGVIRPYEAGIKLWEAGFYVRFGGDTLQFGPTFNTKPEQLDTLFNAVGEILAKVD, from the coding sequence ATGAACATGCCGCAGACCGCCACCCCGTCCCTGGCCAGCCAGCTCAAGCTGGATGCCCACTGGATGCCGTTTTCCGCCAACCGTAACTTCAAGCGCGACCCGCGCCTGATCGTCGGTGCCGACGGCAACTACTTCATCGACGACAAGGGCCGCCGCGTGTTCGACAGCCTGTCCGGCCTGTGGACCTGTGGCGCCGGGCACAACCGCAAGGAAATCCAGGAAGCCGTGGCCAAGCAGCTCGGCACCCTGGACTACGCCCCGGGCTTCCAGTATGGCCACCCGCTGTCCTACCAGCTGGCCGAGAAAATCACCGAGCTGACCCCGGCCGGCCTCGACCATGTGTTCTACACCGACTCCGGCTCCGAGTGCGCCGACACCGCGGTGAAGATGGCCAAGGCCTACTGGCGCCTGAAAGGTCAGCCGAGCAAAACCAAGTTCATCGGCCGTGCCCGTGGCTACCACGGCGTCAACATCGCCGGCACCAGCCTCGGCGGCATCGGCGGCAACCGTAAGATGTTCGGCCAGATGATGGATGCCGACCACCTGCCGCACACCCTGCAGGCGCACCTGGCCTTCACCAAGGGCATGGCCGCGACCGGCGGCGTAGAGCTGGCCAACGAGCTGCTCAAGCTGATCGAACTGCACGACGCCTCCAACATCGCCGCGGTGATCGTCGAGCCGATGTCCGGTTCCGCCGGCGTCATCGTGCCGCCCACCGGCTACCTGCAGCGCCTGCGCGAGATCTGCACCCAGCACAACATCCTGCTGATCTTCGACGAAGTGATCACCGCCTTCGGCCGCATGGGCAAATGGACTGGCTCCGAGTACTTCGGCGTGGTGCCGGACATCATGAACACCGCCAAGCAGGTCACCAACGGTGCCATCCCGCTGGGCGCGGTGATCGCCTCCAGCGAGATCTACAACACCTTCATGCAGCAGGCGATTCCCGAGCACATGGTCGAGTTCGGCCACGGCTACACCTACTCCGGCCACCCGGTGGCCTGCGCCGCCGGCCTGGCGACCCTGGAGCTGCTCAAGCGCGACAACCTGATCGAGCAGTCGGCCGCCCTGGCGCCGGTGTTCGAAGAGAAGCTGCACAGCCTCAAGGGCAGCAAGCACATCATCGACATCCGCAACTGCGGCCTGGCCGGTGCCCTGCAACTGGCTCCGCGTGACGGCGACGGCGTGATCCGCCCGTACGAGGCTGGCATCAAGCTGTGGGAAGCCGGTTTCTACGTGCGCTTCGGTGGCGACACCCTGCAGTTCGGGCCGACCTTCAACACCAAGCCCGAGCAGCTGGACACCCTGTTCAACGCCGTTGGCGAAATCCTCGCCAAGGTCGACTGA
- a CDS encoding cupin domain-containing protein → MNPRAQAVSTVQVDNDRVIVTEWRFAPGAETGRHCHGYDYVVVPMTNGTLLLETPEGDKHAPLVAGQAYFRKAGVEHNVINASDHEVVFVETEIK, encoded by the coding sequence ATGAACCCGCGTGCGCAGGCAGTGTCCACCGTGCAGGTGGACAACGACCGGGTGATCGTCACCGAGTGGCGCTTCGCCCCCGGTGCCGAAACCGGTCGTCACTGCCACGGCTACGACTACGTGGTGGTGCCGATGACCAACGGCACCCTGCTGCTGGAAACCCCGGAGGGCGACAAGCATGCGCCCCTGGTGGCCGGCCAGGCGTACTTCCGCAAGGCGGGCGTCGAGCACAACGTGATCAACGCCAGCGACCACGAAGTGGTCTTCGTCGAAACCGAAATCAAATGA
- a CDS encoding CoA-acylating methylmalonate-semialdehyde dehydrogenase has protein sequence MSTIAHFINGEIVLRNGRTTQVFNPSIGEPVRQVELADRATIQSAIDAAKAAFPAWRNTPPAKRAQVMFRFKQLLEQNKDKIAALISEEHGKTLEDAVGELQRGIENVEYACGAPELLKGEFNRNAGPNIDSWSDHQPLGVVAGITPFNFPAMVPLWMYPLAIVCGNCFILKPSERDPSSTLYIAQLLHEAGLPNGVINVINGDKEAVDALIEAPEVKAISFVGSTPIAEYIYTEANRRGKRVQALGGAKNHAVVLPDADIDNTVNALMGAAYGSCGERCMAISVVVAVGDQVADTLVAKLTPKIQALKIGAGTSCGLDMGPLVTGAARDKVKGYVDAGVAQGATLVVDGRGLVVPGNEAGFFLGGSLFDHVTTEMSIYQEEIFGPVLCIVRVGSLEEAMKLINDHEYGNGTCIFTRDGEAARLFCDEIEVGMVGVNVPLPVPVAYHSFGGWKRSLFGDLHAYGPDGVRFYTKRKTITQRWPQRASHEAAQFAFPSNG, from the coding sequence ATGAGCACCATCGCCCACTTCATCAATGGCGAAATCGTTCTGCGCAACGGTCGCACCACCCAGGTCTTCAACCCGTCCATCGGCGAGCCGGTGCGTCAGGTCGAGCTGGCCGACCGCGCCACCATCCAGTCCGCCATCGACGCCGCCAAGGCCGCCTTCCCGGCCTGGCGCAACACCCCGCCGGCCAAGCGTGCCCAGGTGATGTTCCGCTTCAAGCAACTGCTGGAGCAGAACAAGGACAAGATCGCCGCGCTGATCAGCGAAGAACATGGCAAGACCCTCGAAGACGCCGTCGGCGAACTGCAACGCGGCATCGAGAACGTCGAGTACGCCTGTGGCGCCCCCGAGCTGCTGAAAGGCGAGTTCAACCGCAACGCCGGCCCGAACATCGACAGCTGGTCCGACCACCAGCCCCTGGGCGTGGTCGCCGGGATCACCCCGTTCAACTTCCCGGCCATGGTGCCGCTGTGGATGTACCCGCTGGCCATCGTCTGCGGCAACTGCTTCATCCTCAAGCCGTCCGAGCGTGACCCGAGCTCCACCCTGTACATCGCCCAGCTGCTGCACGAAGCCGGCTTGCCGAATGGCGTGATCAACGTCATCAACGGTGACAAGGAAGCCGTGGACGCGCTGATCGAAGCACCGGAAGTCAAAGCCATCAGCTTCGTCGGCTCCACCCCGATCGCCGAATACATCTACACCGAGGCCAACCGCCGCGGTAAGCGCGTGCAGGCCCTGGGCGGCGCCAAGAACCACGCCGTGGTCCTGCCGGACGCCGACATCGACAACACCGTCAACGCCCTGATGGGCGCGGCCTACGGTTCCTGCGGCGAGCGCTGCATGGCCATCTCCGTGGTCGTCGCCGTGGGTGATCAGGTTGCCGATACCCTGGTGGCCAAGCTGACCCCGAAAATCCAGGCGCTGAAAATCGGTGCCGGCACCTCCTGCGGCCTCGACATGGGCCCGCTGGTGACTGGCGCTGCGCGTGACAAGGTCAAGGGCTACGTCGACGCCGGTGTCGCCCAGGGCGCTACCCTGGTCGTCGACGGTCGCGGCCTGGTGGTACCGGGCAACGAAGCCGGCTTCTTCCTCGGCGGCAGCCTGTTCGACCACGTCACCACCGAGATGAGCATCTACCAGGAGGAGATCTTCGGCCCGGTACTGTGCATCGTCCGCGTCGGCAGCCTGGAAGAGGCGATGAAGCTGATCAACGACCACGAATACGGCAACGGCACCTGCATCTTCACCCGCGACGGTGAAGCGGCGCGCCTGTTCTGCGACGAGATCGAAGTCGGCATGGTCGGCGTCAACGTACCGCTGCCGGTACCGGTGGCCTACCACAGCTTCGGCGGCTGGAAGCGCTCGCTGTTCGGCGACCTGCATGCCTACGGCCCGGATGGCGTGCGCTTCTACACCAAGCGCAAGACCATCACCCAGCGCTGGCCGCAGCGCGCGAGCCACGAGGCCGCGCAGTTCGCCTTCCCGAGCAACGGTTAA
- a CDS encoding gamma-glutamyl-gamma-aminobutyrate hydrolase family protein yields the protein MIGLPLCRWQLTSRDIGWFHLVGEKYIHAVTGFDAFPLMIPAFGDDLDMETVLDSVSGIMFGGSLSNVHPSCYGDDHPGLGLADQPRDATVLRLMRACIERGIPFLGICRGVQELNVLYGGTLHREVHEVEGRLDHREVKDVPDDVAYGPIHKVALTEGGVLHKLLGEREISVNSLHGQGIDRLGEGLQVEAVCEDGQIEAVSVIGAKAFAVGVQWHPEYRYWEKADYNALIGAFHEAAREYQASKITKRRAAVGA from the coding sequence ATGATTGGCCTTCCCCTGTGCCGCTGGCAGCTGACGAGTCGTGATATCGGCTGGTTCCATCTGGTGGGGGAGAAGTACATTCACGCGGTCACCGGTTTCGACGCTTTCCCGCTGATGATTCCGGCCTTTGGCGACGACCTGGACATGGAGACCGTGCTCGACAGCGTCTCCGGCATCATGTTCGGCGGCTCGCTGTCCAACGTGCACCCCAGCTGCTACGGCGACGACCACCCCGGCCTGGGCCTGGCCGACCAACCCCGCGATGCCACCGTGCTACGCCTGATGCGCGCCTGCATCGAGCGTGGCATTCCCTTCCTCGGCATCTGCCGTGGCGTGCAGGAACTCAACGTGTTGTACGGCGGCACCCTGCACCGTGAAGTGCATGAGGTGGAAGGTCGCCTGGATCACCGCGAAGTAAAAGACGTGCCGGACGACGTGGCCTACGGCCCGATCCACAAGGTCGCCCTGACCGAGGGTGGCGTGCTGCACAAGCTGCTCGGCGAGCGCGAGATCAGCGTCAACTCGCTGCATGGGCAGGGGATCGACCGTCTCGGTGAGGGGCTACAGGTCGAGGCGGTCTGTGAGGACGGGCAGATCGAGGCGGTCAGTGTGATTGGTGCCAAGGCGTTTGCTGTGGGGGTGCAGTGGCATCCGGAGTATCGCTATTGGGAGAAGGCCGATTACAACGCGCTGATTGGGGCGTTTCATGAGGCGGCGAGGGAGTATCAGGCCAGCAAAATCACCAAGCGGAGGGCGGCGGTGGGGGCTTGA
- a CDS encoding ATP-dependent endonuclease: MKLTEVYIEKFRAIRTSVISVNSELALVGQNSAGKSSILRAINAFFNFTEEKPHFESGRHAFQKTSTTVIEVEFSDVPIEIELTTYGQDNTLRARLKYKKSETWQIYNGQEWLTAPQDLHEKIKRHINYAYIPLRRDHEVANWTDNSLLKKAVHAWLTNHTSRRDRISPKVAELSKSIQTRTLDGLDKHLRKVTPLSGVFTFNLGYKTQPDYSIFLNDIALRVTEGDTTVDLEDCGSGTQSMAAFALYSYLAEQNQSTYILGIEEPESNLHPQAQRELINNLRKLPLQVIFTTHSTVMLDELLHEEVVLCRKKSTPNRGIEVTTTQLSKDFWRSRDIDKDGYYQFYRRRNSEFFFSNFVVTTESPIDAEIVKHLLREGGADPIDYSVSIIALDGVKALPYAYWLLKELAIPFAVVVDRDYFTPYLHDELEKSRDGSGFPKYKSNYNNGILVHDILPLQQEQEDLLNNLSTNHSKAMDILESKSFFCFRWSLEVDLVAAPTAANLLYNSYNIPAQDRNPAELLIKNKKSIKKLDRILPVIKLLPPRNLPGAYKRIRRKIPELIKQSKPY, translated from the coding sequence ATGAAGCTAACCGAAGTATATATAGAGAAATTCAGAGCAATAAGAACCTCGGTTATCTCAGTTAACTCCGAACTAGCTCTTGTAGGACAAAACAGCGCCGGAAAGTCCTCAATACTCAGAGCAATAAATGCATTTTTTAATTTCACAGAAGAAAAGCCACACTTTGAGTCGGGCAGACATGCATTCCAAAAAACATCCACAACAGTAATAGAAGTAGAATTCTCTGATGTTCCGATTGAAATTGAGCTAACGACATATGGACAAGACAACACACTAAGAGCAAGATTGAAATATAAGAAATCCGAAACATGGCAAATCTATAATGGACAAGAGTGGCTGACAGCCCCACAAGACCTGCATGAGAAAATCAAGAGACACATCAACTACGCATACATTCCTCTTCGCAGGGATCATGAGGTTGCGAACTGGACAGATAATAGCCTATTAAAAAAGGCCGTCCATGCTTGGCTAACAAACCACACCAGCCGAAGAGACAGAATAAGCCCAAAGGTTGCCGAACTTAGTAAAAGTATTCAAACCCGAACTTTAGATGGACTCGACAAGCATTTAAGAAAGGTTACGCCGCTTTCTGGAGTGTTTACATTTAATCTTGGATACAAAACCCAGCCAGACTACTCAATATTTCTGAATGATATAGCTCTCAGGGTGACTGAAGGCGACACTACAGTTGATCTTGAAGATTGCGGAAGCGGCACTCAAAGCATGGCGGCATTCGCACTCTACTCATACTTGGCCGAGCAAAACCAGAGCACCTATATACTAGGAATCGAAGAGCCTGAAAGTAACCTTCACCCTCAGGCGCAGAGAGAACTGATTAACAACCTGCGCAAACTGCCTCTACAGGTGATATTTACCACTCACTCAACGGTAATGCTTGATGAACTCTTACATGAAGAAGTTGTTCTCTGCAGAAAAAAGAGCACTCCAAACAGAGGAATAGAAGTCACAACAACACAACTATCGAAAGATTTCTGGAGAAGTAGAGATATTGACAAGGATGGGTATTACCAATTCTACAGAAGAAGGAATTCAGAATTTTTCTTCTCAAACTTTGTAGTAACAACCGAAAGTCCAATAGATGCTGAAATAGTTAAGCACCTATTGCGAGAAGGTGGCGCCGACCCTATTGATTACTCCGTATCAATTATTGCCCTAGATGGCGTAAAGGCACTCCCCTATGCTTACTGGCTTTTAAAAGAGCTAGCGATCCCATTTGCCGTTGTAGTTGACAGAGATTACTTCACCCCTTACCTGCACGATGAACTAGAAAAAAGCAGAGATGGCAGCGGCTTCCCAAAATACAAAAGCAATTACAACAATGGAATTCTCGTTCACGATATCCTACCACTACAACAGGAACAGGAAGACTTACTTAACAACCTTAGCACCAACCACTCAAAAGCTATGGATATCCTCGAATCAAAGAGCTTCTTCTGTTTCAGATGGTCTCTCGAAGTAGACTTGGTCGCCGCGCCAACCGCAGCAAACCTTCTATACAACTCATATAACATTCCCGCACAAGACAGAAACCCCGCAGAGCTATTAATCAAGAACAAGAAATCTATCAAAAAGCTCGACAGAATACTGCCGGTAATCAAACTGCTCCCCCCGAGAAATCTGCCTGGCGCATATAAGCGAATCAGAAGAAAAATACCGGAGCTAATTAAGCAATCTAAGCCATATTAA
- a CDS encoding DUF6882 domain-containing protein, whose translation MSDEERNVECGVHGSNTATFICQHLQSGEGQGFNVAYDPEQPDDLYPDAWCDQCDAVLEQEGEWNDRAEAFADICVVCAECYCQSRERNWHEDEEVLHALIAESFDYLQAQQDSFMATYRIGEHKRWDWYQETGQLIFSNDGKPAVECAVDFVGTFSSHSDTWMWAWANESFLELVKARSRVVRELGESLDFLKLACATWSADPVDGWEMTAVMAHQLGAIGSYRAPSERGFLYMVVREARWVS comes from the coding sequence ATGAGTGATGAAGAGCGCAACGTTGAATGTGGCGTGCATGGCTCCAACACCGCCACGTTCATCTGCCAGCACCTGCAGAGCGGCGAGGGCCAGGGCTTCAACGTGGCGTACGACCCGGAGCAGCCTGACGACCTCTACCCCGATGCCTGGTGCGACCAGTGCGACGCCGTGCTGGAGCAGGAAGGCGAATGGAATGATCGCGCCGAGGCGTTTGCTGACATCTGCGTGGTGTGTGCGGAGTGCTACTGCCAGAGCCGCGAGCGCAACTGGCATGAGGATGAGGAAGTGCTGCACGCGCTGATCGCCGAGAGCTTCGACTACCTGCAGGCGCAGCAGGACAGTTTCATGGCCACCTACCGGATTGGCGAGCACAAGCGCTGGGACTGGTATCAGGAAACCGGCCAGCTGATTTTCTCCAATGACGGCAAGCCAGCGGTGGAGTGCGCGGTGGATTTCGTCGGTACGTTCTCCAGCCATTCCGACACCTGGATGTGGGCCTGGGCGAACGAGTCGTTTCTGGAGCTGGTCAAAGCCCGCTCGCGGGTAGTTCGCGAGCTGGGGGAGTCGTTGGATTTTCTGAAGCTGGCCTGTGCCACCTGGTCGGCCGACCCGGTCGATGGCTGGGAGATGACGGCGGTGATGGCCCACCAGCTGGGGGCCATTGGCTCCTATCGGGCGCCGAGTGAGCGAGGGTTTCTCTATATGGTGGTGCGGGAGGCGCGCTGGGTTAGTTAG
- a CDS encoding glycine zipper 2TM domain-containing protein: MSIFKLFATGILLATLGLSGCSGMSHQEKGTVAGAAVGGVAGNLLCGGVLCTGAGAVVGGVIGHEVTKDKK; encoded by the coding sequence ATGAGCATCTTCAAACTGTTTGCCACCGGCATCCTGCTCGCCACCCTGGGCTTGAGCGGCTGCTCGGGAATGTCCCACCAGGAGAAGGGCACCGTCGCAGGCGCTGCCGTGGGTGGTGTGGCGGGTAACCTGCTGTGTGGTGGCGTGCTGTGTACCGGCGCCGGCGCGGTAGTGGGTGGCGTGATTGGCCACGAAGTGACCAAGGATAAAAAATAA
- a CDS encoding DUF3592 domain-containing protein — MKKLLHVAIFAVVMFLGIKQALEMGDSREWPTTLGQITSSRIVQVSERVSPKGDYSSYTPRYEVRLSYSYQVDGQPYSGKRLRIRSHAYSNEKHARRELADYPVGQQVDVYYNPKEPESSVLMLH, encoded by the coding sequence ATGAAGAAGCTGCTGCATGTCGCCATCTTTGCCGTGGTGATGTTCTTAGGGATCAAGCAGGCTCTGGAAATGGGCGACTCGCGCGAATGGCCGACGACCCTGGGGCAGATCACCAGCTCGCGGATCGTCCAGGTATCGGAGCGGGTCTCACCCAAGGGCGACTACAGTTCCTACACGCCCAGGTACGAGGTTCGGCTGAGCTACTCCTATCAGGTCGATGGCCAGCCCTACAGCGGCAAACGTCTGCGCATCCGCAGCCATGCCTACAGCAACGAGAAGCACGCCCGCCGCGAACTGGCGGACTACCCGGTGGGGCAGCAGGTCGATGTGTACTACAACCCTAAAGAGCCGGAAAGCAGTGTGTTGATGTTGCACTGA
- a CDS encoding OmpA family protein, with protein sequence MTMLATLLHRLPLAGLVLALALPTQAGEDIGGAKDHPLLSRYPNSHITEYQQNYNAVDFATDSIDGVPQRHSVEGNATQIFYFHDSAETQPSPLQLLRNYQNAIKAIGGEVIYERLPSEGDGGETTLKVLTGGKEVWVRVEPGIFSAPTQSYRLAIVEVAAMQQVVSANQLLDELNRNGFIALYINFDTGKADLKADGQASVREIVSMLSSAPDLKIAIEGHTDNVGQPADNKALSERRAQSVMAAIVAAGIPAERLQAAGFGQERPVADNRSEEGRAKNRRVELVKQ encoded by the coding sequence ATGACCATGCTCGCCACCCTGCTGCACCGCCTGCCCCTGGCCGGCCTGGTGCTGGCCCTCGCGCTACCGACCCAAGCCGGCGAAGATATTGGCGGCGCCAAGGATCACCCGCTGCTGAGCCGCTACCCGAACTCGCACATCACCGAATACCAGCAGAACTACAACGCCGTCGACTTCGCCACCGACAGCATTGATGGCGTGCCACAGCGCCATAGCGTCGAAGGTAATGCCACGCAGATCTTCTACTTCCACGACAGCGCCGAAACCCAGCCCAGCCCGCTGCAACTGCTGCGCAACTACCAGAACGCGATCAAGGCCATCGGCGGCGAAGTGATCTACGAGCGCCTGCCCAGCGAGGGCGACGGCGGCGAGACCACGCTCAAGGTGCTCACTGGCGGCAAGGAGGTCTGGGTGCGGGTCGAGCCGGGCATCTTCAGCGCGCCGACGCAGAGCTACCGGCTGGCCATTGTCGAAGTCGCCGCCATGCAACAGGTGGTCAGCGCCAACCAGCTGCTCGACGAACTCAACCGCAACGGCTTCATCGCCCTCTATATCAACTTCGACACCGGCAAGGCCGACCTCAAAGCCGACGGCCAGGCCAGCGTGCGTGAAATCGTCAGCATGCTCAGCAGCGCGCCCGACTTGAAGATCGCCATCGAAGGCCACACCGACAACGTCGGCCAGCCGGCAGACAACAAGGCGCTATCGGAACGCCGCGCACAGAGCGTGATGGCCGCCATCGTCGCTGCCGGCATCCCGGCCGAGCGCCTGCAGGCCGCCGGCTTCGGCCAGGAACGTCCGGTGGCGGACAACCGCAGCGAAGAAGGCCGGGCAAAGAACCGCCGCGTCGAGCTGGTCAAGCAGTAG